A genomic stretch from Primulina huaijiensis isolate GDHJ02 chromosome 14, ASM1229523v2, whole genome shotgun sequence includes:
- the LOC140956891 gene encoding uncharacterized protein isoform X6: protein MFENVKSLHQRYPFLQVLVVQYGRSISFNDISTSLVQIIFKEYINFPILLSKYSLEMVKGPCYIISKGFRNPLVYPAKNVDLEALDQAIQELNEQSIQGAIIHDTKSTWVKPVEVVKELDVCSSSQNLLWSFPGCISVDECGDRLFLSDVNHHRIIVFNGSGKLLDAIGSSPGFEDGVFENAKLLRPAASFYHAFEDSIYFVDSENHAIRRADLERRVVETVFPATTDGNSNKSFWKWILDKVWPGKLKSEALNSESFLFPWHMLKASDNCLFVLNQSVGREDCSKHNKYLVESFYCRSSKLDLNEFWNSLGYRLGIKFYQGNCESELAESSKILEICGQMMMDKSISVRHVPSDWLEQQLAASCSFDGIPYAGLMSSIATFQDHIVFCDTVGQTVVKFDRGTGSAISFPFSNFGVLGLPYWFVPPLEQVYSDDGVPGLELDHLQEFNLLPGRVDIELYISVPQQTELVEQPQEGCIWRLARGAAAEVSELENKALSTEKVGIAQQWYDELDNLCYSTSLEEESSTEEKSKPVVQEGVARIGCTINSSPGTSEVIILAALYLRLKKSTISTIESCEDRATKIVSIMDPSKRFKRDLLVKVLTASKRDLEELIFLRHLHVRLKIDSFDHPKADNLRDIIVSESSVKVQVTL from the exons ATGTTTGAGAATGTAAAATCACTTCACCAGAG GTACCCATTCCTTCAGGTTCTGGTTGTGCAATATGGCAGGTCAATAAGCTTCAATGATATTTCTACAAGCTTGGTTCAGATCATCTTCAAAGAATATATTAATTTCCCTATTCTGCTGTCCAAGTATAGCCTTGAG atggTAAAGGGGCCATGCTACATTATATCTAAAGGCTTTCGGAATCCTTTGGTCTACCCTGCGAAGAATGTGGATCTTGAGGCACTTGATCAAG CTATTCAAGAGTTGAATGAACAAAGTATTCAGGGAGCTATTATTCATGACACAAAAAGTACTTGGGTAAAGCCTGTTGAAGTTGTTAAGGAACTAGATGTTTGTTCCTCGTCACAAAATTTACTTTGGTCTTTCCCGG GTTGCATTTCTGTTGATGAGTGTGGCGATCGCTTGTTCCTCTCTGATGTCAATCACCATAGGATTATTGTGTTTAATGGCAGTGGGAAACTTCTGGATGCT ATTGGTTCTTCCCCTGGATTTGAGGATGGAGTGTTTGAGAATGCCAAGTTACTTCGCCCTGCAGCTTCCTTTTATCATGCTTTTGAGGATTCCATATATTTTGTGGATTCTGAG AACCATGCTATCAGGAGAGCTGATTTGGAGAGGAGGGTCGTGGAGACGGTTTTTCCGGCGACGACTGATGGTAACTCTAATAAAAGTTTTTGGAAATGGATTCTGGATAAGGTATGGCCTGGAAAGTTGAAGTCTGAAGCATTGAATTCCGAATCATTTTTGTTTCCCTGGCATATGCTGAAGGCGTCAGATAATTGTCTCTTTGTCCTTAATCAAAG TGTTGGAAGGGAGGATTGCTCaaagcacaataaatacttggtTGAAAGTTTCTACTGTAGAAGCTCTAAACTGGACTTGAACGAG TTTTGGAACTCTTTGGGTTATAGACTTGGAATCAAGTTCTATCAGGGAAACTGTGAAAG TGAACTGGCAGAATCTTCAAAGATTTTGGAGATCTGTGGGCAGATGATGATGGATAAATCTATTTCTGTGAGGCATGTGCCATCTGATTGGTTAGAGCAGCAACTTGCTGCTAGTTGTTCATTCGATGGAATTCCGTATGCTGGGCTTATGTCTTCTATAGCAACTTTCCAGGACCATATTGTATTCTGTGATACGG TCGGTCAGACAGTTGTTAAGTTCGATAGAGGAACTGGATCAGCAATAAGCTTTCCATTCTCAAATTTCGGAGTCCTTGGGCTTCCTTATTGGTTTGTTCCCCCTTTAGAACAAGTTTATTCTGA TGATGGAGTGCCAGGACTGGAACTTGATCATTTACAAGAGTTTAATTTATTGCCAG GCAGAGTTGACATAGAGTTATATATCAGTGTGCCACAACAAACTGAACTAGTAGAACAACCACAAGAAGGATGTATATGGCGTCTAGCCAGAGGAGCAGCTGCTGAAGTCTCTGAATTAGAGAACAAGGCATTATCAACAGAAAAG GTTGGCATTGCTCAGCAATGGTACGATGAACTCGACAATCTTTGTTATTCAACATCACTAGAAGAAGAGTCGAGCACAGAAGAAAAAAGCAAGCCTGTCGTGCAAGAAGGGGTTGCTCGCATTGGTTGCACAATCAACTCTAGTCCTGGAACAAGTGAG GTTATAATTTTAGCTGCACTTTACTTGAGGCTGAAAAAGAGCACAATTTCAACCATTGAAAGTTGTGAAGACAGAGCGACAAAAATCGTCTCTATTATGGACCCGAGTAAACGGTTCAAAAGAGATCTACTTGTTAAAGTCCTAACAGCATCAAAGAGAGACTTAGAAGAACTCATTTTCTTGAGACATCTGCATGTGAGGCTTAAGATCGATTCTTTCGACCACCCGAAAGCAGATAATTTAAGAGATATAATTGTGTCCGAATCCTCGGTGAAAGTTCAGGTTACCTTGTGA
- the LOC140956891 gene encoding uncharacterized protein isoform X2, producing MILRFGLLRRIFRFSPSPLTYSVKEMQLIKNCYTFRLTAIGNNLLAVHTVEVKSGLHGRTELAGSYCRYSSVAETKHELLSAVDVLSFVQSSLHKPKGSLHYWLNTVSDCKNAFKEDGLLLVLVSDYVGDDFTSNPNTFKMFENVKSLHQRYPFLQVLVVQYGRSISFNDISTSLVQIIFKEYINFPILLSKYSLEGPCYIISKGFRNPLVYPAKNVDLEALDQAIQELNEQSIQGAIIHDTKSTWVKPVEVVKELDVCSSSQNLLWSFPGCISVDECGDRLFLSDVNHHRIIVFNGSGKLLDAIGSSPGFEDGVFENAKLLRPAASFYHAFEDSIYFVDSENHAIRRADLERRVVETVFPATTDGNSNKSFWKWILDKVWPGKLKSEALNSESFLFPWHMLKASDNCLFVLNQSVGREDCSKHNKYLVESFYCRSSKLDLNEFWNSLGYRLGIKFYQGNCESELAESSKILEICGQMMMDKSISVRHVPSDWLEQQLAASCSFDGIPYAGLMSSIATFQDHIVFCDTVGQTVVKFDRGTGSAISFPFSNFGVLGLPYWFVPPLEQVYSDDGVPGLELDHLQEFNLLPGRVDIELYISVPQQTELVEQPQEGCIWRLARGAAAEVSELENKALSTEKVGIAQQWYDELDNLCYSTSLEEESSTEEKSKPVVQEGVARIGCTINSSPGTSEVIILAALYLRLKKSTISTIESCEDRATKIVSIMDPSKRFKRDLLVKVLTASKRDLEELIFLRHLHVRLKIDSFDHPKADNLRDIIVSESSVKVQVTL from the exons ATGATACTCAGATTTGGACTTCTAAGACGTATTTTTCGATTTTCGCCCTCTCCCCTAACTTATTCCGTTAAAGAAATGCAACTCATTAAGAACT GTTATACATTTCGGTTAACTGCAATCGGCAACAATCTTTTGGCTGTTCATACGGTTGAAGTGAAATCTGGACTCCACGGGAGGACGGAATTGGCGGGCT CTTATTGCAGGTATTCATCTGTAGCCGAAACGAAACATGAGCTGCTTTCGGCCGTAGATGTTTTGTCCTTTGTCCAATCATCTCTTCACAAGCCTAAAG gTTCTTTGCACTACTGGCTGAATACCGTTTCGGATTGCAAAAATGCGTTCAAGGAAGATGGACTTTTACTTGTTCTTGTTAGTGATTATGTTGGCGATGATTTTACTTCAAATCCAAATACTTTCAAAATGTTTGAGAATGTAAAATCACTTCACCAGAG GTACCCATTCCTTCAGGTTCTGGTTGTGCAATATGGCAGGTCAATAAGCTTCAATGATATTTCTACAAGCTTGGTTCAGATCATCTTCAAAGAATATATTAATTTCCCTATTCTGCTGTCCAAGTATAGCCTTGAG GGGCCATGCTACATTATATCTAAAGGCTTTCGGAATCCTTTGGTCTACCCTGCGAAGAATGTGGATCTTGAGGCACTTGATCAAG CTATTCAAGAGTTGAATGAACAAAGTATTCAGGGAGCTATTATTCATGACACAAAAAGTACTTGGGTAAAGCCTGTTGAAGTTGTTAAGGAACTAGATGTTTGTTCCTCGTCACAAAATTTACTTTGGTCTTTCCCGG GTTGCATTTCTGTTGATGAGTGTGGCGATCGCTTGTTCCTCTCTGATGTCAATCACCATAGGATTATTGTGTTTAATGGCAGTGGGAAACTTCTGGATGCT ATTGGTTCTTCCCCTGGATTTGAGGATGGAGTGTTTGAGAATGCCAAGTTACTTCGCCCTGCAGCTTCCTTTTATCATGCTTTTGAGGATTCCATATATTTTGTGGATTCTGAG AACCATGCTATCAGGAGAGCTGATTTGGAGAGGAGGGTCGTGGAGACGGTTTTTCCGGCGACGACTGATGGTAACTCTAATAAAAGTTTTTGGAAATGGATTCTGGATAAGGTATGGCCTGGAAAGTTGAAGTCTGAAGCATTGAATTCCGAATCATTTTTGTTTCCCTGGCATATGCTGAAGGCGTCAGATAATTGTCTCTTTGTCCTTAATCAAAG TGTTGGAAGGGAGGATTGCTCaaagcacaataaatacttggtTGAAAGTTTCTACTGTAGAAGCTCTAAACTGGACTTGAACGAG TTTTGGAACTCTTTGGGTTATAGACTTGGAATCAAGTTCTATCAGGGAAACTGTGAAAG TGAACTGGCAGAATCTTCAAAGATTTTGGAGATCTGTGGGCAGATGATGATGGATAAATCTATTTCTGTGAGGCATGTGCCATCTGATTGGTTAGAGCAGCAACTTGCTGCTAGTTGTTCATTCGATGGAATTCCGTATGCTGGGCTTATGTCTTCTATAGCAACTTTCCAGGACCATATTGTATTCTGTGATACGG TCGGTCAGACAGTTGTTAAGTTCGATAGAGGAACTGGATCAGCAATAAGCTTTCCATTCTCAAATTTCGGAGTCCTTGGGCTTCCTTATTGGTTTGTTCCCCCTTTAGAACAAGTTTATTCTGA TGATGGAGTGCCAGGACTGGAACTTGATCATTTACAAGAGTTTAATTTATTGCCAG GCAGAGTTGACATAGAGTTATATATCAGTGTGCCACAACAAACTGAACTAGTAGAACAACCACAAGAAGGATGTATATGGCGTCTAGCCAGAGGAGCAGCTGCTGAAGTCTCTGAATTAGAGAACAAGGCATTATCAACAGAAAAG GTTGGCATTGCTCAGCAATGGTACGATGAACTCGACAATCTTTGTTATTCAACATCACTAGAAGAAGAGTCGAGCACAGAAGAAAAAAGCAAGCCTGTCGTGCAAGAAGGGGTTGCTCGCATTGGTTGCACAATCAACTCTAGTCCTGGAACAAGTGAG GTTATAATTTTAGCTGCACTTTACTTGAGGCTGAAAAAGAGCACAATTTCAACCATTGAAAGTTGTGAAGACAGAGCGACAAAAATCGTCTCTATTATGGACCCGAGTAAACGGTTCAAAAGAGATCTACTTGTTAAAGTCCTAACAGCATCAAAGAGAGACTTAGAAGAACTCATTTTCTTGAGACATCTGCATGTGAGGCTTAAGATCGATTCTTTCGACCACCCGAAAGCAGATAATTTAAGAGATATAATTGTGTCCGAATCCTCGGTGAAAGTTCAGGTTACCTTGTGA
- the LOC140956891 gene encoding uncharacterized protein isoform X3 yields MILRFGLLRRIFRFSPSPLTYSVKEMQLIKNCYTFRLTAIGNNLLAVHTVEVKSGLHGRTELAGSYCRYSSVAETKHELLSAVDVLSFVQSSLHKPKGSLHYWLNTVSDCKNAFKEDGLLLVLVSDYVGDDFTSNPNTFKMFENVKSLHQRYPFLQVLVVQYGRSISFNDISTSLVQIIFKEYINFPILLSKYSLEMVKGPCYIISKGFRNPLVYPAKNVDLEALDQAIQELNEQSIQGAIIHDTKSTWVKPVEVVKELDVCSSSQNLLWSFPGCISVDECGDRLFLSDVNHHRIIVFNGSGKLLDAIGSSPGFEDGVFENAKLLRPAASFYHAFEDSIYFVDSENHAIRRADLERRVVETVFPATTDGNSNKSFWKWILDKVWPGKLKSEALNSESFLFPWHMLKASDNCLFVLNQSVGREDCSKHNKYLVESFYCRSSKLDLNEFWNSLGYRLGIKFYQGNCESELAESSKILEICGQMMMDKSISVRHVPSDWLEQQLAASCSFDGIPYAGLMSSIATFQDHIVFCDTVVKFDRGTGSAISFPFSNFGVLGLPYWFVPPLEQVYSDDGVPGLELDHLQEFNLLPGRVDIELYISVPQQTELVEQPQEGCIWRLARGAAAEVSELENKALSTEKVGIAQQWYDELDNLCYSTSLEEESSTEEKSKPVVQEGVARIGCTINSSPGTSEVIILAALYLRLKKSTISTIESCEDRATKIVSIMDPSKRFKRDLLVKVLTASKRDLEELIFLRHLHVRLKIDSFDHPKADNLRDIIVSESSVKVQVTL; encoded by the exons ATGATACTCAGATTTGGACTTCTAAGACGTATTTTTCGATTTTCGCCCTCTCCCCTAACTTATTCCGTTAAAGAAATGCAACTCATTAAGAACT GTTATACATTTCGGTTAACTGCAATCGGCAACAATCTTTTGGCTGTTCATACGGTTGAAGTGAAATCTGGACTCCACGGGAGGACGGAATTGGCGGGCT CTTATTGCAGGTATTCATCTGTAGCCGAAACGAAACATGAGCTGCTTTCGGCCGTAGATGTTTTGTCCTTTGTCCAATCATCTCTTCACAAGCCTAAAG gTTCTTTGCACTACTGGCTGAATACCGTTTCGGATTGCAAAAATGCGTTCAAGGAAGATGGACTTTTACTTGTTCTTGTTAGTGATTATGTTGGCGATGATTTTACTTCAAATCCAAATACTTTCAAAATGTTTGAGAATGTAAAATCACTTCACCAGAG GTACCCATTCCTTCAGGTTCTGGTTGTGCAATATGGCAGGTCAATAAGCTTCAATGATATTTCTACAAGCTTGGTTCAGATCATCTTCAAAGAATATATTAATTTCCCTATTCTGCTGTCCAAGTATAGCCTTGAG atggTAAAGGGGCCATGCTACATTATATCTAAAGGCTTTCGGAATCCTTTGGTCTACCCTGCGAAGAATGTGGATCTTGAGGCACTTGATCAAG CTATTCAAGAGTTGAATGAACAAAGTATTCAGGGAGCTATTATTCATGACACAAAAAGTACTTGGGTAAAGCCTGTTGAAGTTGTTAAGGAACTAGATGTTTGTTCCTCGTCACAAAATTTACTTTGGTCTTTCCCGG GTTGCATTTCTGTTGATGAGTGTGGCGATCGCTTGTTCCTCTCTGATGTCAATCACCATAGGATTATTGTGTTTAATGGCAGTGGGAAACTTCTGGATGCT ATTGGTTCTTCCCCTGGATTTGAGGATGGAGTGTTTGAGAATGCCAAGTTACTTCGCCCTGCAGCTTCCTTTTATCATGCTTTTGAGGATTCCATATATTTTGTGGATTCTGAG AACCATGCTATCAGGAGAGCTGATTTGGAGAGGAGGGTCGTGGAGACGGTTTTTCCGGCGACGACTGATGGTAACTCTAATAAAAGTTTTTGGAAATGGATTCTGGATAAGGTATGGCCTGGAAAGTTGAAGTCTGAAGCATTGAATTCCGAATCATTTTTGTTTCCCTGGCATATGCTGAAGGCGTCAGATAATTGTCTCTTTGTCCTTAATCAAAG TGTTGGAAGGGAGGATTGCTCaaagcacaataaatacttggtTGAAAGTTTCTACTGTAGAAGCTCTAAACTGGACTTGAACGAG TTTTGGAACTCTTTGGGTTATAGACTTGGAATCAAGTTCTATCAGGGAAACTGTGAAAG TGAACTGGCAGAATCTTCAAAGATTTTGGAGATCTGTGGGCAGATGATGATGGATAAATCTATTTCTGTGAGGCATGTGCCATCTGATTGGTTAGAGCAGCAACTTGCTGCTAGTTGTTCATTCGATGGAATTCCGTATGCTGGGCTTATGTCTTCTATAGCAACTTTCCAGGACCATATTGTATTCTGTGATACGG TTGTTAAGTTCGATAGAGGAACTGGATCAGCAATAAGCTTTCCATTCTCAAATTTCGGAGTCCTTGGGCTTCCTTATTGGTTTGTTCCCCCTTTAGAACAAGTTTATTCTGA TGATGGAGTGCCAGGACTGGAACTTGATCATTTACAAGAGTTTAATTTATTGCCAG GCAGAGTTGACATAGAGTTATATATCAGTGTGCCACAACAAACTGAACTAGTAGAACAACCACAAGAAGGATGTATATGGCGTCTAGCCAGAGGAGCAGCTGCTGAAGTCTCTGAATTAGAGAACAAGGCATTATCAACAGAAAAG GTTGGCATTGCTCAGCAATGGTACGATGAACTCGACAATCTTTGTTATTCAACATCACTAGAAGAAGAGTCGAGCACAGAAGAAAAAAGCAAGCCTGTCGTGCAAGAAGGGGTTGCTCGCATTGGTTGCACAATCAACTCTAGTCCTGGAACAAGTGAG GTTATAATTTTAGCTGCACTTTACTTGAGGCTGAAAAAGAGCACAATTTCAACCATTGAAAGTTGTGAAGACAGAGCGACAAAAATCGTCTCTATTATGGACCCGAGTAAACGGTTCAAAAGAGATCTACTTGTTAAAGTCCTAACAGCATCAAAGAGAGACTTAGAAGAACTCATTTTCTTGAGACATCTGCATGTGAGGCTTAAGATCGATTCTTTCGACCACCCGAAAGCAGATAATTTAAGAGATATAATTGTGTCCGAATCCTCGGTGAAAGTTCAGGTTACCTTGTGA
- the LOC140956891 gene encoding uncharacterized protein isoform X4, translated as MILRFGLLRRIFRFSPSPLTYSVKEMQLIKNCYTFRLTAIGNNLLAVHTVEVKSGLHGRTELAGSYCRYSSVAETKHELLSAVDVLSFVQSSLHKPKGSLHYWLNTVSDCKNAFKEDGLLLVLVSDYVGDDFTSNPNTFKMFENVKSLHQRYPFLQVLVVQYGRSISFNDISTSLVQIIFKEYINFPILLSKYSLEMVKGPCYIISKGFRNPLVYPAKNVDLEALDQAIQELNEQSIQGAIIHDTKSTWVKPVEVVKELDVCSSSQNLLWSFPGCISVDECGDRLFLSDVNHHRIIVFNGSGKLLDAIGSSPGFEDGVFENAKLLRPAASFYHAFEDSIYFVDSENHAIRRADLERRVVETVFPATTDGNSNKSFWKWILDKVWPGKLKSEALNSESFLFPWHMLKASDNCLFVLNQSFGTLWVIDLESSSIRETVKESSKILEICGQMMMDKSISVRHVPSDWLEQQLAASCSFDGIPYAGLMSSIATFQDHIVFCDTVGQTVVKFDRGTGSAISFPFSNFGVLGLPYWFVPPLEQVYSDDGVPGLELDHLQEFNLLPGRVDIELYISVPQQTELVEQPQEGCIWRLARGAAAEVSELENKALSTEKVGIAQQWYDELDNLCYSTSLEEESSTEEKSKPVVQEGVARIGCTINSSPGTSEVIILAALYLRLKKSTISTIESCEDRATKIVSIMDPSKRFKRDLLVKVLTASKRDLEELIFLRHLHVRLKIDSFDHPKADNLRDIIVSESSVKVQVTL; from the exons ATGATACTCAGATTTGGACTTCTAAGACGTATTTTTCGATTTTCGCCCTCTCCCCTAACTTATTCCGTTAAAGAAATGCAACTCATTAAGAACT GTTATACATTTCGGTTAACTGCAATCGGCAACAATCTTTTGGCTGTTCATACGGTTGAAGTGAAATCTGGACTCCACGGGAGGACGGAATTGGCGGGCT CTTATTGCAGGTATTCATCTGTAGCCGAAACGAAACATGAGCTGCTTTCGGCCGTAGATGTTTTGTCCTTTGTCCAATCATCTCTTCACAAGCCTAAAG gTTCTTTGCACTACTGGCTGAATACCGTTTCGGATTGCAAAAATGCGTTCAAGGAAGATGGACTTTTACTTGTTCTTGTTAGTGATTATGTTGGCGATGATTTTACTTCAAATCCAAATACTTTCAAAATGTTTGAGAATGTAAAATCACTTCACCAGAG GTACCCATTCCTTCAGGTTCTGGTTGTGCAATATGGCAGGTCAATAAGCTTCAATGATATTTCTACAAGCTTGGTTCAGATCATCTTCAAAGAATATATTAATTTCCCTATTCTGCTGTCCAAGTATAGCCTTGAG atggTAAAGGGGCCATGCTACATTATATCTAAAGGCTTTCGGAATCCTTTGGTCTACCCTGCGAAGAATGTGGATCTTGAGGCACTTGATCAAG CTATTCAAGAGTTGAATGAACAAAGTATTCAGGGAGCTATTATTCATGACACAAAAAGTACTTGGGTAAAGCCTGTTGAAGTTGTTAAGGAACTAGATGTTTGTTCCTCGTCACAAAATTTACTTTGGTCTTTCCCGG GTTGCATTTCTGTTGATGAGTGTGGCGATCGCTTGTTCCTCTCTGATGTCAATCACCATAGGATTATTGTGTTTAATGGCAGTGGGAAACTTCTGGATGCT ATTGGTTCTTCCCCTGGATTTGAGGATGGAGTGTTTGAGAATGCCAAGTTACTTCGCCCTGCAGCTTCCTTTTATCATGCTTTTGAGGATTCCATATATTTTGTGGATTCTGAG AACCATGCTATCAGGAGAGCTGATTTGGAGAGGAGGGTCGTGGAGACGGTTTTTCCGGCGACGACTGATGGTAACTCTAATAAAAGTTTTTGGAAATGGATTCTGGATAAGGTATGGCCTGGAAAGTTGAAGTCTGAAGCATTGAATTCCGAATCATTTTTGTTTCCCTGGCATATGCTGAAGGCGTCAGATAATTGTCTCTTTGTCCTTAATCAAAG TTTTGGAACTCTTTGGGTTATAGACTTGGAATCAAGTTCTATCAGGGAAACTGTGAAAG AATCTTCAAAGATTTTGGAGATCTGTGGGCAGATGATGATGGATAAATCTATTTCTGTGAGGCATGTGCCATCTGATTGGTTAGAGCAGCAACTTGCTGCTAGTTGTTCATTCGATGGAATTCCGTATGCTGGGCTTATGTCTTCTATAGCAACTTTCCAGGACCATATTGTATTCTGTGATACGG TCGGTCAGACAGTTGTTAAGTTCGATAGAGGAACTGGATCAGCAATAAGCTTTCCATTCTCAAATTTCGGAGTCCTTGGGCTTCCTTATTGGTTTGTTCCCCCTTTAGAACAAGTTTATTCTGA TGATGGAGTGCCAGGACTGGAACTTGATCATTTACAAGAGTTTAATTTATTGCCAG GCAGAGTTGACATAGAGTTATATATCAGTGTGCCACAACAAACTGAACTAGTAGAACAACCACAAGAAGGATGTATATGGCGTCTAGCCAGAGGAGCAGCTGCTGAAGTCTCTGAATTAGAGAACAAGGCATTATCAACAGAAAAG GTTGGCATTGCTCAGCAATGGTACGATGAACTCGACAATCTTTGTTATTCAACATCACTAGAAGAAGAGTCGAGCACAGAAGAAAAAAGCAAGCCTGTCGTGCAAGAAGGGGTTGCTCGCATTGGTTGCACAATCAACTCTAGTCCTGGAACAAGTGAG GTTATAATTTTAGCTGCACTTTACTTGAGGCTGAAAAAGAGCACAATTTCAACCATTGAAAGTTGTGAAGACAGAGCGACAAAAATCGTCTCTATTATGGACCCGAGTAAACGGTTCAAAAGAGATCTACTTGTTAAAGTCCTAACAGCATCAAAGAGAGACTTAGAAGAACTCATTTTCTTGAGACATCTGCATGTGAGGCTTAAGATCGATTCTTTCGACCACCCGAAAGCAGATAATTTAAGAGATATAATTGTGTCCGAATCCTCGGTGAAAGTTCAGGTTACCTTGTGA